Proteins encoded by one window of Triplophysa rosa linkage group LG19, Trosa_1v2, whole genome shotgun sequence:
- the LOC130570733 gene encoding spindle assembly abnormal protein 6 homolog isoform X1 produces MARARTKKDDESEPLLGDVDEDEDTDNHGSFSNEANSSRGGIKTFRLMVLGSDEVSMNQACAAILGLPQRENVIHFGACILKEGQINGRQVSLVKTPSYWLGHLNSFLFFSRRVQSLRSDMEFCESIVFPGPHAFLLVLRDESNSAKEHLLLQALCDIYGKEVLDYCMVLFVHHLNRDILNNRCVKKCRQRYHILENTENNVPNLLKNIENMSNLYRTRYFTKHVNLLENAKKYFQTELNKKHTAMERSLKGELSKIKITVKDSRNEITELKRQNDELHKELDDAQVIEKQLRRGLDDAQVIEKQLRRGLDDSRGREKQLSVDNMKLQSQIKDTEKGLGKTNTELQVKETELCKRQRDLHNRERNVESEKRELETRERDLTSRERELESKLTRERDLAQRNTWSGGSKPVQYIRTADPPPADNARPLDKETGAESSDGDSQVTRSDVTDEIKPVRRNSLPEPPNMSESSPLHTL; encoded by the exons atggcACGAG CACGAACCAAGAAAGACGATGAAAGCG AGCCTCTTTTGGGTGATG tagatgaagatgaagatACTGATAACC ATGGATCATTCTCAAATGAAGCAAATTCATCCAGAGGCGgcattaaaacatttagattGATGGTGCTTGGAAGTGATGAAGTTTCAATGAATCAAGCTTGTGCTGCCATCCTTGGGTTACCACAGAGAGAGAATGTTATACATTTTGGAGCATGCATACTTAAAGAGGGTCAGATTAATGGACGACAGGTCTCTCTAGTGAAAACTCCATCCTATTGGCTGGGACACTTGaattcatttctgtttttcagcAGAAGAGTCCAATCTTTGAGAAGTGACATGGAGTTTTGTGAGTCCATTGTTTTCCCCGGGCCTCATGCCTTTCTGCTGGTGCTCAGAGATGAGAGTAATTCTGCTAAAGAGCATTTGCTTTTGCAAGCTTTGTGTGACATCTATGGGAAGGAAGTTTTAGATTACTGTATGGTGTTATTTGTGCATCATTTGAACAGGGACATTTTAAACAACCGCTGTGTCAAAAAGTGCAGGCAGAGGTATCACATTTTAGAGAACACTGAGAACAATGTTCcaaatcttttaaaaaacattgaaaatatgtcaaacttATATAGAACTAGATATTtcacaaaacatgttaacttatTGGAAAACGCTAAAAAATATTTCCAGACAGAATTGAATAAAAAGCATACAGCAATGGAACGTTCTCTAAAAGGAGAATTGTCGAAAATCAAAATTACTGTGAAAGATAGCAGAAATGAAATCACagaattaaaaagacaaaatgatGAGCTACATAAAGAGTTGGATGATGCCCAGGTCATAGAGAAACAGTTGAGAAGAGGTCTGGATGATGCCCAGGTCATAGAGAAACAGTTGAGAAGAGGTCTGGATGATTCCAGAGGCAGAGAGAAACAGTTAAGTGTGGACAATATGAAACTTCAAAGTCAAataaaagacacagaaaagggCCTTGGAAAGACAAATACAGAACTACAAGTCAAAGAAACAGAGTTGTGTAAGAGGCAGAGAGATCTGCATAACAGAGAGAGAAATGTTGAGTCTGAAAAGAGAGAACtagagaccagagagagagacctgacgtctagagagagagaactgGAGTCCAAACTGACCAGAGAAAGAGATTTGGCTCAGAGAAACACCTGGTCCGGTGGATCAAAACCTGTGCAGTACATCAGAACAGCAGATCCTCCTCCTGCTG ACAATGCCAGACCTCTGGATAAAGAGACTGGAGCGGAGAGCAGTGATGGAGATTCACAAGTCACAAGATCAGATGTGACTGATGAAATAAAACCTGTGAGACGAAACAGTCTGCCAGAGCCACCCAATA TGTCTGAAAGTAGTCCTCTACATACTCTGTGA
- the LOC130570733 gene encoding spindle assembly abnormal protein 6 homolog isoform X2: protein MARARTKKDDESEPLLGDDEDEDTDNHGSFSNEANSSRGGIKTFRLMVLGSDEVSMNQACAAILGLPQRENVIHFGACILKEGQINGRQVSLVKTPSYWLGHLNSFLFFSRRVQSLRSDMEFCESIVFPGPHAFLLVLRDESNSAKEHLLLQALCDIYGKEVLDYCMVLFVHHLNRDILNNRCVKKCRQRYHILENTENNVPNLLKNIENMSNLYRTRYFTKHVNLLENAKKYFQTELNKKHTAMERSLKGELSKIKITVKDSRNEITELKRQNDELHKELDDAQVIEKQLRRGLDDAQVIEKQLRRGLDDSRGREKQLSVDNMKLQSQIKDTEKGLGKTNTELQVKETELCKRQRDLHNRERNVESEKRELETRERDLTSRERELESKLTRERDLAQRNTWSGGSKPVQYIRTADPPPADNARPLDKETGAESSDGDSQVTRSDVTDEIKPVRRNSLPEPPNMSESSPLHTL, encoded by the exons atggcACGAG CACGAACCAAGAAAGACGATGAAAGCG AGCCTCTTTTGGGTGATG atgaagatgaagatACTGATAACC ATGGATCATTCTCAAATGAAGCAAATTCATCCAGAGGCGgcattaaaacatttagattGATGGTGCTTGGAAGTGATGAAGTTTCAATGAATCAAGCTTGTGCTGCCATCCTTGGGTTACCACAGAGAGAGAATGTTATACATTTTGGAGCATGCATACTTAAAGAGGGTCAGATTAATGGACGACAGGTCTCTCTAGTGAAAACTCCATCCTATTGGCTGGGACACTTGaattcatttctgtttttcagcAGAAGAGTCCAATCTTTGAGAAGTGACATGGAGTTTTGTGAGTCCATTGTTTTCCCCGGGCCTCATGCCTTTCTGCTGGTGCTCAGAGATGAGAGTAATTCTGCTAAAGAGCATTTGCTTTTGCAAGCTTTGTGTGACATCTATGGGAAGGAAGTTTTAGATTACTGTATGGTGTTATTTGTGCATCATTTGAACAGGGACATTTTAAACAACCGCTGTGTCAAAAAGTGCAGGCAGAGGTATCACATTTTAGAGAACACTGAGAACAATGTTCcaaatcttttaaaaaacattgaaaatatgtcaaacttATATAGAACTAGATATTtcacaaaacatgttaacttatTGGAAAACGCTAAAAAATATTTCCAGACAGAATTGAATAAAAAGCATACAGCAATGGAACGTTCTCTAAAAGGAGAATTGTCGAAAATCAAAATTACTGTGAAAGATAGCAGAAATGAAATCACagaattaaaaagacaaaatgatGAGCTACATAAAGAGTTGGATGATGCCCAGGTCATAGAGAAACAGTTGAGAAGAGGTCTGGATGATGCCCAGGTCATAGAGAAACAGTTGAGAAGAGGTCTGGATGATTCCAGAGGCAGAGAGAAACAGTTAAGTGTGGACAATATGAAACTTCAAAGTCAAataaaagacacagaaaagggCCTTGGAAAGACAAATACAGAACTACAAGTCAAAGAAACAGAGTTGTGTAAGAGGCAGAGAGATCTGCATAACAGAGAGAGAAATGTTGAGTCTGAAAAGAGAGAACtagagaccagagagagagacctgacgtctagagagagagaactgGAGTCCAAACTGACCAGAGAAAGAGATTTGGCTCAGAGAAACACCTGGTCCGGTGGATCAAAACCTGTGCAGTACATCAGAACAGCAGATCCTCCTCCTGCTG ACAATGCCAGACCTCTGGATAAAGAGACTGGAGCGGAGAGCAGTGATGGAGATTCACAAGTCACAAGATCAGATGTGACTGATGAAATAAAACCTGTGAGACGAAACAGTCTGCCAGAGCCACCCAATA TGTCTGAAAGTAGTCCTCTACATACTCTGTGA
- the LOC130570732 gene encoding uncharacterized protein LOC130570732 isoform X3, which yields MAWSSQRREQNEDNDLKCPLLDNERCQTTMDYETCRSEAESTGFTEEFRFILLGGDEDLMDEACDIILRGRGDRSDSGLFEHRKGCFNGKKLSVVKTPCSWKSHLASSLCSSRDKTIKEQMLDCASLVFPGPHAFLLVINSRYKSGNDEYLLEALKEFGKEAFDYAMILFVGKMTQNRTNRLKKRVSHVYSLENNDQSVQGLLAETSRMTQHNKSKFFIQSSYEKLMEKEFLSWEKGQFSEHKETARKLKKEIADIQKQHEKELFALTEKSSLANSEVKKDIDSFKCLMLKTLMDLKTEDIQREGEPEASGAHEGLQINKLEACKESDTFLRDVFLSIVDEFNKKLKSSKETETCLRGMYSSVIDDGIRRESQLKDDIEMLQRQVEQLKAKKSGLEQKLSKSEDKETPTILQMEKTPKDTIGNLKQGVLEREDMKMEEAIEEIERVKRQHDTSRSEHGLVNPGLPEENEKEVEMKSRENDSQVRESNVCERFQPVRRNSMLLEPPQMSGVSEDEALAQDTL from the exons ATGGCGTGGAGTTCACAGAGAAGAG AGCAAAATGAAGATAATGATTTAAAGT GTCCACTTCTTGATAACG AGAGATGTCAAACCACTATGGACT ACGAAACATGTAGAAGTGAAGCAGAATCCACAGGCTTCACTGAAGAGTTTAGGTTTATATTACTTGGAGGTGATGAAGATCTAATGGATGAGGCATGTGACATCATCCTGCGGGGAAGAGGGGACAGAAGTGATTCTGGACTGTTTGAGCACAGAAAGGGTTGTTTCAATGGGAAAAAACTCTCTGTAGTGAAGACCCCATGTAGCTGGAAGAGTCACTTAGCATCAAGTTTGTGCTCCTCAAGAGATAAAACGATCAAAGAACAGATGTTAGATTGTGCGTCGCTGGTCTTTCCAGGGCCACATGCATTCCTATTAGTGATCAACAGCAGGTACAAGAGTGGGAATGACGAATATCTTTTAGAAGCTCTAAAAGAGTTTGGCAAAGAGGCTTTTGACTATGCTATGATTCTGTTTGTTGGGAAAATGACCCAAAATCGAACGAATCGTCTGAAGAAGCGTGTAAGCCATGTTTATAGCTTGGAGAACAATGATCAAAGTGTTCAAGGTCTGCTTGCAGAAACGTCAAGAATGACACAGCATAACAAATCTAAATTCTTTATTCAGTCATCATATGAAAAACTCATGGAAAAAGAATTTTTATCATGGGAAAAGGGACAATTTTCTGAACACAAAGAGACAGCGCGAAAACTGAAAAAGGAAATTGCAGACATACAGAAGCAGCATGAAAAagaattgtttgctttgacAGAAAAGTCTAGTCTTGCTAATAGTGAAGTAAAGAAAGATATTGACTCCTTTAAATGTTTGATGCTGAAAACTCTGATGGATTTGAAAACTGAAGACATTCAGCGAGAGGGGGAACCAGAGGCTTCGGGTGCTCATGAGGGTCTGCAGATTAACAAATTAGAGGCTTGTAAAGAAAGCGATACTTTCCTGAGAGACGTGTTTTTATCCATTGTTGATGAgtttaacaaaaagttgaaGTCTTCTAAAGAAACCGAAACCTGCTTGAGAGGAATGTACTCATCCGTGATAGATGACGGTATTCGCCGTGAGAGTCAACTGAAAGATGATATTGAGATGCTCCAAAGACAGGTGGAGCAGCTCAAGGCGAAGAAAAGCGGGCTTGAGCAGAAACTGAGCAAGTCAGAAGACAAAGAAACTCCCACTATTCTGCAGATGGAGAAAACTCCTAAAGACACAATTGGGAATCTAAAGCAAGGAGTTCTGGAAAGAGAAGACATGAAGATGGAGGAGGCCATAGAAGAAATAGAAAGAGTGAAGAGACAGCATGACACCAGTAGATCAGAACATGGCCTTGTGAACCCTGGCT tgcctgaagaaaatgaaaaagaggTGGAGATGAAGAGCAGAGAGAATGATTCACAAGTCAGGGAATCAAACGTCTGTGAAAGATTCCAACCTGTGAGAAGGAACAGCATGCTGTTAGAGCCACCTCAAA TGTCTGGCGTCTCTGAAGACGAAGCTTTGGCTCAAGACACACTTTGA
- the LOC130570732 gene encoding uncharacterized protein LOC130570732 isoform X2 — translation MYAQLTLLNTCHAYFTEQNEDNDLKCPLLDNERCQTTMDYETCRSEAESTGFTEEFRFILLGGDEDLMDEACDIILRGRGDRSDSGLFEHRKGCFNGKKLSVVKTPCSWKSHLASSLCSSRDKTIKEQMLDCASLVFPGPHAFLLVINSRYKSGNDEYLLEALKEFGKEAFDYAMILFVGKMTQNRTNRLKKRVSHVYSLENNDQSVQGLLAETSRMTQHNKSKFFIQSSYEKLMEKEFLSWEKGQFSEHKETARKLKKEIADIQKQHEKELFALTEKSSLANSEVKKDIDSFKCLMLKTLMDLKTEDIQREGEPEASGAHEGLQINKLEACKESDTFLRDVFLSIVDEFNKKLKSSKETETCLRGMYSSVIDDGIRRESQLKDDIEMLQRQVEQLKAKKSGLEQKLSKSEDKETPTILQMEKTPKDTIGNLKQGVLEREDMKMEEAIEEIERVKRQHDTSRSEHGLVNPGLPEENEKEVEMKSRENDSQVRESNVCERFQPVRRNSMLLEPPQMSGVSEDEALAQDTL, via the exons ATGTATGCACAGTTAACATTGTTAAATACCTGTCATGCATATTTTACAGAGCAAAATGAAGATAATGATTTAAAGT GTCCACTTCTTGATAACG AGAGATGTCAAACCACTATGGACT ACGAAACATGTAGAAGTGAAGCAGAATCCACAGGCTTCACTGAAGAGTTTAGGTTTATATTACTTGGAGGTGATGAAGATCTAATGGATGAGGCATGTGACATCATCCTGCGGGGAAGAGGGGACAGAAGTGATTCTGGACTGTTTGAGCACAGAAAGGGTTGTTTCAATGGGAAAAAACTCTCTGTAGTGAAGACCCCATGTAGCTGGAAGAGTCACTTAGCATCAAGTTTGTGCTCCTCAAGAGATAAAACGATCAAAGAACAGATGTTAGATTGTGCGTCGCTGGTCTTTCCAGGGCCACATGCATTCCTATTAGTGATCAACAGCAGGTACAAGAGTGGGAATGACGAATATCTTTTAGAAGCTCTAAAAGAGTTTGGCAAAGAGGCTTTTGACTATGCTATGATTCTGTTTGTTGGGAAAATGACCCAAAATCGAACGAATCGTCTGAAGAAGCGTGTAAGCCATGTTTATAGCTTGGAGAACAATGATCAAAGTGTTCAAGGTCTGCTTGCAGAAACGTCAAGAATGACACAGCATAACAAATCTAAATTCTTTATTCAGTCATCATATGAAAAACTCATGGAAAAAGAATTTTTATCATGGGAAAAGGGACAATTTTCTGAACACAAAGAGACAGCGCGAAAACTGAAAAAGGAAATTGCAGACATACAGAAGCAGCATGAAAAagaattgtttgctttgacAGAAAAGTCTAGTCTTGCTAATAGTGAAGTAAAGAAAGATATTGACTCCTTTAAATGTTTGATGCTGAAAACTCTGATGGATTTGAAAACTGAAGACATTCAGCGAGAGGGGGAACCAGAGGCTTCGGGTGCTCATGAGGGTCTGCAGATTAACAAATTAGAGGCTTGTAAAGAAAGCGATACTTTCCTGAGAGACGTGTTTTTATCCATTGTTGATGAgtttaacaaaaagttgaaGTCTTCTAAAGAAACCGAAACCTGCTTGAGAGGAATGTACTCATCCGTGATAGATGACGGTATTCGCCGTGAGAGTCAACTGAAAGATGATATTGAGATGCTCCAAAGACAGGTGGAGCAGCTCAAGGCGAAGAAAAGCGGGCTTGAGCAGAAACTGAGCAAGTCAGAAGACAAAGAAACTCCCACTATTCTGCAGATGGAGAAAACTCCTAAAGACACAATTGGGAATCTAAAGCAAGGAGTTCTGGAAAGAGAAGACATGAAGATGGAGGAGGCCATAGAAGAAATAGAAAGAGTGAAGAGACAGCATGACACCAGTAGATCAGAACATGGCCTTGTGAACCCTGGCT tgcctgaagaaaatgaaaaagaggTGGAGATGAAGAGCAGAGAGAATGATTCACAAGTCAGGGAATCAAACGTCTGTGAAAGATTCCAACCTGTGAGAAGGAACAGCATGCTGTTAGAGCCACCTCAAA TGTCTGGCGTCTCTGAAGACGAAGCTTTGGCTCAAGACACACTTTGA
- the LOC130570732 gene encoding uncharacterized protein LOC130570732 isoform X1, protein MAKHLYYIYIDLHKVVRCVNHNKTYHETYHVCFVFTCLYFGKKNPTERCQTTMDYETCRSEAESTGFTEEFRFILLGGDEDLMDEACDIILRGRGDRSDSGLFEHRKGCFNGKKLSVVKTPCSWKSHLASSLCSSRDKTIKEQMLDCASLVFPGPHAFLLVINSRYKSGNDEYLLEALKEFGKEAFDYAMILFVGKMTQNRTNRLKKRVSHVYSLENNDQSVQGLLAETSRMTQHNKSKFFIQSSYEKLMEKEFLSWEKGQFSEHKETARKLKKEIADIQKQHEKELFALTEKSSLANSEVKKDIDSFKCLMLKTLMDLKTEDIQREGEPEASGAHEGLQINKLEACKESDTFLRDVFLSIVDEFNKKLKSSKETETCLRGMYSSVIDDGIRRESQLKDDIEMLQRQVEQLKAKKSGLEQKLSKSEDKETPTILQMEKTPKDTIGNLKQGVLEREDMKMEEAIEEIERVKRQHDTSRSEHGLVNPGLPEENEKEVEMKSRENDSQVRESNVCERFQPVRRNSMLLEPPQMSGVSEDEALAQDTL, encoded by the exons ATGGCAAAACATCTGTACTATATCTATATTGATCTGCATAAAGTTGTTCGCTGTGTCAACCACAATAAAACTTATCATGAGACTTATCATGTTTGCTTTGTGTTTACCTGTTtgtattttggaaaaaaaaatcCCACAGAGAGATGTCAAACCACTATGGACT ACGAAACATGTAGAAGTGAAGCAGAATCCACAGGCTTCACTGAAGAGTTTAGGTTTATATTACTTGGAGGTGATGAAGATCTAATGGATGAGGCATGTGACATCATCCTGCGGGGAAGAGGGGACAGAAGTGATTCTGGACTGTTTGAGCACAGAAAGGGTTGTTTCAATGGGAAAAAACTCTCTGTAGTGAAGACCCCATGTAGCTGGAAGAGTCACTTAGCATCAAGTTTGTGCTCCTCAAGAGATAAAACGATCAAAGAACAGATGTTAGATTGTGCGTCGCTGGTCTTTCCAGGGCCACATGCATTCCTATTAGTGATCAACAGCAGGTACAAGAGTGGGAATGACGAATATCTTTTAGAAGCTCTAAAAGAGTTTGGCAAAGAGGCTTTTGACTATGCTATGATTCTGTTTGTTGGGAAAATGACCCAAAATCGAACGAATCGTCTGAAGAAGCGTGTAAGCCATGTTTATAGCTTGGAGAACAATGATCAAAGTGTTCAAGGTCTGCTTGCAGAAACGTCAAGAATGACACAGCATAACAAATCTAAATTCTTTATTCAGTCATCATATGAAAAACTCATGGAAAAAGAATTTTTATCATGGGAAAAGGGACAATTTTCTGAACACAAAGAGACAGCGCGAAAACTGAAAAAGGAAATTGCAGACATACAGAAGCAGCATGAAAAagaattgtttgctttgacAGAAAAGTCTAGTCTTGCTAATAGTGAAGTAAAGAAAGATATTGACTCCTTTAAATGTTTGATGCTGAAAACTCTGATGGATTTGAAAACTGAAGACATTCAGCGAGAGGGGGAACCAGAGGCTTCGGGTGCTCATGAGGGTCTGCAGATTAACAAATTAGAGGCTTGTAAAGAAAGCGATACTTTCCTGAGAGACGTGTTTTTATCCATTGTTGATGAgtttaacaaaaagttgaaGTCTTCTAAAGAAACCGAAACCTGCTTGAGAGGAATGTACTCATCCGTGATAGATGACGGTATTCGCCGTGAGAGTCAACTGAAAGATGATATTGAGATGCTCCAAAGACAGGTGGAGCAGCTCAAGGCGAAGAAAAGCGGGCTTGAGCAGAAACTGAGCAAGTCAGAAGACAAAGAAACTCCCACTATTCTGCAGATGGAGAAAACTCCTAAAGACACAATTGGGAATCTAAAGCAAGGAGTTCTGGAAAGAGAAGACATGAAGATGGAGGAGGCCATAGAAGAAATAGAAAGAGTGAAGAGACAGCATGACACCAGTAGATCAGAACATGGCCTTGTGAACCCTGGCT tgcctgaagaaaatgaaaaagaggTGGAGATGAAGAGCAGAGAGAATGATTCACAAGTCAGGGAATCAAACGTCTGTGAAAGATTCCAACCTGTGAGAAGGAACAGCATGCTGTTAGAGCCACCTCAAA TGTCTGGCGTCTCTGAAGACGAAGCTTTGGCTCAAGACACACTTTGA